The following are encoded in a window of Fluviibacter phosphoraccumulans genomic DNA:
- a CDS encoding heavy metal response regulator transcription factor gives MKILIVEDELKTGDYLRQGLTEAGFTVDLTRDGADGLHQAISEDYDLMILDVMLPKLNGWQVLEMLRKADKETPVLFLTARDEVGDRVKGLELGADDYLVKPFAFSELLARIRTILRRGKSNSEVTYLQISDLELDMLRRRAQRGGQKIELTAKEFSLLELLMRRKGEVLSRSLIASQVWDMNFDSDTNVIEVAMRRLRNKVDDPFPTKLIKTVRGMGYVLEEPVSA, from the coding sequence GTGAAAATTCTGATTGTCGAAGATGAACTTAAAACTGGCGACTATCTACGGCAGGGGTTAACCGAGGCCGGGTTTACAGTCGACCTGACCAGAGATGGCGCTGATGGCCTGCATCAGGCAATTAGTGAAGACTACGACCTTATGATTCTGGATGTCATGCTACCCAAGCTGAATGGCTGGCAAGTTCTGGAAATGCTCCGCAAGGCAGACAAAGAGACGCCCGTACTATTCCTTACGGCGCGTGACGAGGTGGGGGATCGTGTCAAAGGTCTTGAACTAGGTGCGGACGATTACCTGGTCAAACCATTCGCATTCTCGGAGTTGCTGGCCAGAATCCGGACGATCCTTCGTAGAGGCAAATCCAATTCTGAAGTGACCTACCTACAGATTTCTGATCTGGAACTGGATATGCTGCGCAGGCGTGCACAGCGCGGTGGTCAAAAAATAGAGTTAACAGCAAAGGAATTTTCTTTGCTGGAACTCCTAATGCGGCGTAAGGGGGAAGTGTTGTCTAGATCCCTTATTGCGTCGCAGGTATGGGATATGAACTTTGACAGCGATACTAATGTGATCGAAGTCGCCATGAGACGTTTACGTAACAAGGTTGATGATCCATTTCCGACCAAACTCATCAAGACTGTTCGTGGAATGGGTTATGTGCTTGAAGAGCCCGTCTCAGCATGA
- a CDS encoding heavy metal sensor histidine kinase, translating into MKKTLSLTSRLTLLFGLILTCVLAALGFYILGAMRSHFVEQDQGVLKNHAEEIREILEHTGNYPITPAVKDRLDHTMSRHDIDFEIIGKRGEVLYRNEARAIPEATIREMVGHDHTDSVEWHTGTNHFRSMLLDGEQFDVIVSVSTGHHEEFLESFGKRLLGVLSLIFLITWGLSWFAVRKGLAPLKMIKDRAASVTLSNLNKVIPVEQVPVELVPLVAELNNMMSRLEESFRRLVAFSSDLAHEMRTPVSNLLTQIQVVLAQNRDAEDYRDVLASSSEECERLSRMISEMLFLAKAENGSILPSVERVDLSEQVGNILEYFEALADSKGITLTSTGNANLECDRSMLRRALSNLVSNAIRYGAPNSVIETSIDSGHSWIDVSVRNRGQVISEEHLSHIFDRFYRANAARSHEEHDGLGLGLAITRAIMSAHGGLVAVESRNGYTTFTLRFPSEQPRI; encoded by the coding sequence ATGAAAAAAACGCTATCACTGACATCCCGGCTGACTTTGTTGTTCGGCCTGATTTTGACATGTGTGTTAGCGGCGCTTGGCTTTTATATATTAGGTGCCATGCGCTCACACTTTGTCGAACAGGATCAAGGGGTGTTAAAAAACCATGCTGAAGAAATCAGAGAAATTCTGGAACACACGGGTAATTATCCGATTACACCTGCAGTAAAAGATCGCTTGGATCATACGATGTCCCGACATGACATCGATTTCGAGATTATTGGTAAGCGAGGTGAAGTTTTATATCGTAACGAGGCGAGGGCGATCCCCGAAGCTACGATTCGAGAGATGGTCGGGCACGATCATACCGATAGTGTCGAATGGCACACTGGGACGAACCACTTTCGTTCAATGTTGCTGGATGGTGAACAATTCGATGTGATTGTCTCGGTTTCAACGGGTCACCATGAAGAGTTTCTGGAGAGTTTCGGTAAGCGTTTGCTTGGTGTCTTGTCCCTGATATTTTTGATTACCTGGGGTTTAAGCTGGTTTGCAGTACGCAAAGGTCTGGCACCGCTGAAGATGATTAAAGACCGCGCCGCTTCCGTAACACTATCGAATCTGAATAAAGTGATTCCGGTAGAGCAGGTTCCTGTAGAGCTCGTCCCTCTCGTTGCTGAATTAAACAACATGATGAGTCGTCTGGAGGAGTCATTCCGAAGGCTGGTCGCTTTTTCTTCCGATCTGGCACACGAGATGCGCACGCCTGTAAGCAATTTGTTGACACAGATTCAAGTTGTTCTGGCGCAAAACCGCGATGCTGAAGATTACCGTGACGTTTTGGCATCCAGTTCTGAAGAGTGCGAGCGACTGTCACGAATGATTTCAGAAATGCTCTTCCTAGCAAAGGCAGAGAATGGCAGCATTTTGCCGTCTGTTGAGCGTGTAGATCTTTCCGAACAGGTTGGCAATATCCTGGAGTATTTTGAGGCATTAGCTGACTCTAAGGGAATAACCTTGACGAGTACGGGCAATGCAAATCTTGAGTGTGACCGATCCATGCTGAGGCGCGCATTGAGTAATCTGGTCTCAAATGCGATTCGTTATGGCGCGCCGAACTCAGTGATTGAGACTTCGATTGATTCTGGCCACTCATGGATCGATGTCTCAGTGAGAAATCGTGGTCAGGTTATTTCTGAAGAGCATTTAAGTCATATTTTTGATCGTTTTTACCGTGCTAATGCTGCCCGAAGCCATGAGGAGCACGATGGGCTTGGTCTGGGTCTTGCGATAACGCGGGCTATCATGTCCGCGCATGGCGGTCTTGTAGCAGTCGAGTCAAGAAATGGTTATACGACCTTCACGCTGAGATTCCCATCCGAGCAACCTCGAATCTGA
- a CDS encoding DUF2933 domain-containing protein, protein MEHKPFMRSKSGLVFLVFAGIAGYFLLTEHREHAYAFLPFLFLLACPIMHLFMHGNHSHEDHSKNNESQRGKDGA, encoded by the coding sequence GTGGAACACAAGCCCTTTATGAGATCAAAATCAGGCCTAGTATTTTTAGTCTTCGCTGGAATTGCGGGTTATTTTTTATTAACTGAGCACAGGGAACATGCTTATGCATTCCTGCCGTTTTTGTTCCTACTTGCCTGCCCGATAATGCACTTGTTTATGCATGGCAATCACTCCCACGAAGATCATTCCAAGAACAACGAAAGCCAGAGGGGTAAAGATGGTGCATGA
- a CDS encoding methyltransferase family protein → MVHDSNAYGLWGLVILNSAVFIMFAFSFFKPANSRDWRTFGTYSAFVVALFAEMYGFPLTIYALSGWLQTRYPNLDLMSHNSGHLWSTIFGEQGDPHFGVMHIISFALLAGGFYLLSSAWHVLYRAQRSNRFATTGPYSRIRHPQYVGFVLIMLGFLFQWPTILTVAMFPILVVMYARLGKQEEVEMVARFGQPYQDYLNSTPKFIPKF, encoded by the coding sequence ATGGTGCATGATTCGAATGCTTATGGACTGTGGGGGTTGGTAATTCTGAACTCAGCAGTCTTCATTATGTTTGCCTTTAGTTTTTTCAAGCCAGCAAATTCAAGAGACTGGCGAACATTCGGCACTTACTCTGCATTTGTAGTTGCATTATTCGCTGAAATGTATGGCTTCCCGCTCACCATTTATGCTTTGTCTGGATGGTTGCAGACCAGATATCCCAATCTTGACCTGATGTCACATAACTCAGGCCACCTGTGGTCTACTATTTTCGGGGAGCAGGGTGATCCACATTTCGGTGTGATGCATATCATTAGCTTTGCACTCCTAGCAGGTGGGTTCTATCTCCTATCAAGCGCATGGCATGTCTTATATCGTGCGCAAAGATCAAATCGCTTTGCGACTACGGGTCCGTATTCCCGTATTCGCCATCCTCAATACGTTGGATTTGTTCTCATCATGTTGGGCTTTTTATTCCAGTGGCCTACAATATTGACGGTTGCCATGTTCCCGATTCTCGTTGTCATGTACGCACGCCTTGGCAAGCAAGAGGAGGTGGAGATGGTTGCTAGATTCGGTCAGCCGTATCAAGACTATCTAAACTCAACACCCAAGTTTATTCCTAAGTTTTAG
- a CDS encoding IS1595 family transposase has translation MVTKNRYYRRSRISEAKFRQLVRCFAMDLTATVTAEMTGISLRSVNTIYLKIRQRLAEACEQASPLNGSVEVDESYFGAHRVRGRRGRGAYGKTIVFGLLKRQGMVYTEIVPDCTKATLQGIIRGHIDPASVIHSDGWLGYDGLVDIGFDKHFRVNHGANEFASGERHINGIESFWSYAKRRMAKFNGLTKRTFYLHLKETEFRFNHRGDNLYLVILKTLRLNPL, from the coding sequence ATGGTTACTAAAAACAGGTACTACCGCCGTTCGAGAATCAGCGAGGCTAAATTTCGCCAGCTGGTGCGGTGTTTTGCGATGGATCTGACGGCAACTGTGACTGCAGAAATGACGGGTATCTCGCTTCGTTCTGTGAATACGATCTACCTGAAGATTCGCCAGCGACTGGCTGAAGCCTGTGAACAAGCTTCGCCTCTGAACGGTTCGGTTGAAGTGGATGAGTCCTACTTCGGTGCCCACCGTGTTCGAGGTCGACGTGGGCGTGGTGCCTACGGCAAGACGATTGTCTTTGGTCTGCTCAAGCGCCAGGGTATGGTCTACACAGAAATCGTGCCTGACTGCACCAAGGCCACACTGCAAGGGATTATCCGAGGCCACATCGACCCGGCTTCGGTTATCCATTCTGATGGCTGGCTTGGTTACGACGGGCTGGTGGATATCGGCTTTGACAAGCATTTCCGAGTCAACCACGGGGCCAATGAGTTCGCCTCGGGCGAACGGCACATCAACGGTATCGAAAGTTTCTGGAGCTATGCAAAGAGACGTATGGCCAAGTTCAACGGCTTGACCAAGCGTACCTTCTATCTGCATCTCAAGGAAACTGAGTTTCGATTCAATCATCGGGGTGATAACCTTTACCTCGTCATACTCAAAACATTACGTCTTAACCCGCTTTAA
- a CDS encoding LemA family protein produces the protein MKKILTGLMLLATLTLTGCGYNQIQSQDEQITSSWAEVLNQYQRRADLIPNLVSTVKGEAKFEQDTLTKVVDARAKATSIQATPELINNPVAFQKFQQAQGQLTSALSRLLVVSENYPSLRANQGFRDLQAQLEGTENRITVARNRYIQSVQAYNVTIRSFPSNLTAMLFGYKPKANFTVENEKEISKPPSVTFDTPASK, from the coding sequence ATGAAAAAAATACTGACCGGATTGATGTTGCTGGCAACATTGACGTTGACGGGCTGCGGATACAACCAGATACAGTCTCAAGACGAGCAAATTACGTCCAGTTGGGCCGAAGTACTCAATCAGTACCAACGTCGAGCAGATCTGATTCCGAATCTTGTAAGCACCGTTAAGGGTGAAGCAAAATTCGAGCAGGACACGTTAACGAAAGTGGTTGATGCAAGAGCCAAAGCTACTTCGATTCAAGCCACACCAGAGTTGATAAACAACCCAGTAGCCTTTCAGAAATTCCAGCAGGCACAGGGTCAATTAACATCAGCGCTTTCAAGGTTGCTGGTTGTATCTGAGAACTATCCATCCCTGCGAGCTAATCAGGGTTTTAGAGATCTACAAGCCCAGCTAGAAGGGACTGAGAACCGTATCACGGTGGCGCGCAATCGATACATTCAATCTGTACAGGCGTACAACGTTACGATTCGCTCTTTTCCTTCGAATTTGACCGCCATGCTCTTCGGTTACAAACCCAAGGCGAACTTTACAGTTGAGAACGAAAAAGAAATTTCAAAGCCGCCTAGTGTTACATTTGATACGCCAGCTTCGAAGTAG
- a CDS encoding TPM domain-containing protein, whose translation MFEFQFSQIKTIRFLAFIPILIALCLPQFSQAQQAVPVLSARVIDQTGTLSSSQVASLDQVLSTFEKRKGSQLAVLIVPTTAPESIEQFGIRVADQWKLGRKKVDDGTVLIIAKADRTLRIEVGYGLEGALTDATSKRIIDDIIVPRFKQKDFYGGVSAGVQSIIAVIDGETLPSTAKSDQITEDDVYQVAPAVFIAALILGGLMRSILGRMKGALVTGGFIALVAWFVLGAISMALLAGSLAFIVALSGIGIGGRGIGGGRGGGGGFRGGGGGFGGGGASGRW comes from the coding sequence ATGTTTGAATTCCAATTCAGTCAGATTAAAACAATTCGGTTCCTGGCATTCATACCAATATTGATCGCGCTGTGCCTGCCGCAATTCTCGCAGGCGCAGCAAGCTGTCCCAGTCTTATCTGCCAGAGTGATTGACCAGACGGGTACGCTGTCATCTAGCCAAGTCGCTTCACTGGATCAGGTTTTAAGCACTTTCGAGAAACGTAAAGGCAGTCAGTTAGCGGTTCTGATTGTACCGACGACGGCGCCAGAGTCTATTGAGCAATTCGGGATTCGTGTTGCTGATCAGTGGAAGTTGGGCCGTAAGAAGGTTGATGACGGCACTGTATTAATAATCGCTAAGGCGGATCGGACCCTCCGCATAGAGGTTGGATATGGCCTGGAAGGGGCTTTAACTGATGCCACCAGCAAGCGCATCATTGATGACATTATCGTTCCGAGATTTAAACAGAAAGACTTTTATGGTGGCGTCTCGGCAGGCGTTCAATCAATCATTGCTGTTATAGATGGTGAGACATTGCCTTCAACAGCAAAAAGCGATCAGATAACTGAAGACGATGTGTATCAAGTTGCGCCTGCGGTTTTTATCGCCGCGCTCATACTTGGCGGCCTCATGAGATCAATTCTTGGTCGAATGAAAGGCGCTCTGGTAACTGGCGGTTTTATTGCGCTAGTTGCGTGGTTTGTTCTAGGTGCCATTTCAATGGCACTTCTCGCTGGGTCCCTTGCTTTCATCGTTGCCTTGTCAGGCATTGGTATTGGTGGACGCGGGATTGGTGGTGGCAGAGGTGGCGGTGGAGGCTTTAGGGGTGGTGGCGGCGGTTTTGGCGGTGGTGGTGCCTCAGGAAGATGGTGA
- a CDS encoding heavy metal translocating P-type ATPase, with amino-acid sequence MNNPEHEQHPHVENTDGSQFKDPVCGMTVAPPGKGHVLHNDHDYFFCSEKCLHKFEADPSQYDGTTPQTIQPVVEGAIYTCPMHPEIRQNGPGVCPKCGMALEPELPSLDDEENPELKDFKQRFWWTLPLTIVVTVLAMFGHKLGLMSMAMQTWVEFVLSVPITLWAGWPFFERGFQSVINRSPNMWTLIGLGTGAAFLYSVVATFAPQVFPESFFAMGRVSVYFEAVAVIISLTLLGQVMELKARSQTSAAIKSLLGLSPKTARRIGSDGVEEDIPLSNVHVGDKLRIRPGEKIPVDGVVLEGESALDESMLTGEPLPVSKRPGDKVIGATMNTSGSLVMRSERIGSATVLAQIIQMVAQAQRSRAPMQRMADIVAGYFVVTVVLISLLTFVVWGLFGPQPSWVYALINAVAVLIIACPCALGLATPMSIMVATGRAATQGILFRDAAAIENLRKVNALIVDKTGTLTEGKPAFNKAIGIGEFSDGEVLRLAASLDQGSEHPLAEAIVRAAREQGVSLLAPEEFESSSGIGVRGKVDGKSLSLGNTTLMTQVGVSVEALRNEAEQLRSEGASVFYLAVDGQFAGLLAVADPIKTTTPEALKTLAESGIKVVMATGDGLTTAKSVGAKLGISEVYGEVKPQDKLNLVESLQKQGYVVAMAGDGINDAPALAKADVGIAMGTGTDVAMNSAQLTLVKGDLRGISVAREISVGTVRNMKQNLMFAFLYNALGIPIAAGAFYPLTGWLLSPLIAALAMSFSSASVITNALRMRGSK; translated from the coding sequence ATGAATAACCCGGAACATGAACAGCATCCTCATGTTGAAAACACAGATGGTTCTCAGTTCAAAGACCCTGTCTGTGGAATGACTGTTGCGCCGCCTGGAAAAGGGCATGTGCTACATAATGATCACGACTACTTTTTTTGTAGTGAAAAGTGCTTACATAAATTTGAAGCAGACCCTTCGCAATACGACGGTACAACGCCGCAAACGATACAGCCAGTTGTTGAAGGTGCGATTTATACCTGTCCGATGCATCCAGAGATTCGACAGAATGGCCCTGGAGTTTGCCCAAAATGCGGCATGGCACTTGAGCCTGAGTTGCCATCGCTAGATGACGAAGAAAATCCAGAGTTAAAAGATTTCAAGCAACGTTTCTGGTGGACATTGCCATTGACAATAGTTGTGACAGTACTAGCAATGTTCGGTCATAAACTTGGCTTGATGAGCATGGCTATGCAAACTTGGGTTGAGTTTGTGCTGTCTGTTCCAATTACTCTTTGGGCTGGTTGGCCTTTCTTTGAGCGCGGATTTCAGTCGGTGATTAACCGAAGCCCCAATATGTGGACGCTTATTGGTCTTGGGACAGGCGCAGCATTCCTCTATAGCGTTGTTGCAACCTTCGCTCCACAGGTATTCCCGGAATCATTCTTTGCAATGGGTCGCGTGTCTGTTTATTTCGAAGCTGTGGCTGTCATCATTTCATTGACCCTGCTAGGTCAGGTTATGGAGCTCAAGGCTCGTTCTCAGACCTCGGCTGCAATCAAATCGTTACTAGGGCTTTCACCAAAAACAGCCCGAAGAATAGGTTCTGATGGTGTCGAAGAGGATATTCCACTTTCCAATGTTCATGTGGGTGACAAGCTCCGAATACGCCCTGGAGAGAAAATCCCCGTTGATGGTGTTGTTCTGGAAGGTGAGAGTGCTTTAGACGAATCAATGCTGACCGGGGAGCCGTTACCAGTTTCCAAACGACCTGGTGACAAGGTTATTGGCGCAACCATGAATACGTCAGGAAGTCTGGTGATGCGGTCAGAAAGAATCGGTTCTGCAACGGTTCTGGCTCAAATCATCCAGATGGTCGCTCAAGCGCAACGGTCTCGGGCTCCTATGCAGAGAATGGCCGATATTGTAGCGGGCTATTTTGTGGTGACTGTTGTTCTTATATCTTTACTGACTTTTGTGGTCTGGGGGCTTTTCGGGCCGCAGCCTAGCTGGGTTTATGCGCTGATCAATGCTGTAGCTGTGTTGATTATTGCGTGTCCATGCGCACTAGGGTTAGCTACACCTATGTCGATCATGGTGGCGACTGGCAGGGCTGCTACCCAAGGGATTCTCTTTAGAGATGCTGCCGCCATTGAAAACCTAAGAAAGGTTAATGCCCTGATTGTTGATAAGACAGGGACGCTGACCGAAGGGAAGCCAGCCTTTAATAAAGCGATTGGAATAGGCGAATTCTCTGATGGTGAAGTGTTAAGGCTTGCTGCTAGCCTTGATCAGGGAAGTGAGCATCCGTTGGCAGAGGCCATTGTGCGTGCAGCACGAGAGCAGGGGGTGTCTTTGTTGGCACCTGAAGAATTCGAATCAAGCTCTGGAATCGGCGTTCGAGGTAAGGTCGATGGAAAGTCTCTGAGTCTTGGAAATACAACATTAATGACTCAGGTGGGTGTTTCCGTCGAAGCGCTCAGAAATGAAGCTGAGCAATTGCGTTCGGAAGGTGCAAGTGTTTTCTACTTGGCAGTTGATGGCCAATTTGCAGGTTTGTTAGCTGTTGCTGACCCCATAAAGACAACTACGCCAGAGGCCCTTAAAACTCTGGCTGAATCAGGTATCAAAGTTGTTATGGCAACTGGGGATGGTTTAACCACGGCCAAATCAGTAGGTGCCAAACTAGGCATTTCTGAGGTTTATGGCGAGGTTAAGCCGCAGGACAAACTCAACCTGGTTGAGTCCTTGCAGAAGCAGGGGTATGTGGTTGCGATGGCCGGTGACGGGATCAATGATGCGCCAGCACTAGCCAAGGCAGACGTTGGCATTGCTATGGGGACAGGTACAGATGTGGCGATGAATAGTGCACAACTGACCCTTGTTAAAGGCGATCTTCGTGGCATTTCTGTAGCCCGTGAGATATCTGTTGGTACCGTCCGGAACATGAAGCAGAACCTTATGTTTGCATTCTTGTACAACGCCCTTGGAATCCCTATCGCTGCCGGAGCCTTTTACCCGCTGACTGGTTGGCTGCTTTCGCCCCTGATTGCAGCACTTGCCATGAGTTTCAGTTCTGCTTCAGTTATCACGAATGCATTGCGGATGCGTGGGAGTAAGTAA
- a CDS encoding c-type cytochrome, translated as MRASHIVGIGLLGIGVASYLVIKNLSFAADQPHSQTVYKGIELIREYSIRSQSKSIEAPKNLDANERIRRSSGNYDAMCASCHLKPGVDKSELSVGLYPAPPNLSKERQHADPARDFWIIKHGVKGSGMPSWGEVGLTDDETWDLVAFVRALPQMNRQDYSNAIKKGMGHHHSH; from the coding sequence ATGCGAGCCAGTCATATAGTAGGCATTGGGTTACTTGGTATTGGGGTTGCAAGTTACCTGGTCATCAAAAATCTCAGTTTTGCAGCAGATCAACCCCATTCGCAAACTGTTTACAAAGGCATAGAGCTTATAAGGGAGTACTCGATTCGCAGTCAATCGAAAAGCATAGAAGCCCCTAAAAACCTGGACGCTAACGAAAGGATACGCAGATCATCAGGTAACTACGATGCTATGTGTGCTTCATGTCATCTGAAGCCGGGAGTTGATAAGTCTGAGCTTAGTGTTGGTCTTTACCCAGCGCCGCCTAATCTGTCCAAAGAACGTCAACACGCAGATCCTGCTAGAGATTTCTGGATCATAAAGCATGGTGTTAAGGGTAGTGGCATGCCCTCATGGGGTGAGGTTGGCCTTACGGACGATGAGACCTGGGACTTAGTAGCGTTTGTTCGCGCTTTGCCGCAGATGAATAGACAAGATTATTCAAACGCTATCAAGAAAGGTATGGGGCATCATCATTCACATTAG
- a CDS encoding ferredoxin--NADP reductase, producing the protein MSNFNHETVTSVHHWNDTLFSFKTTRDSGLRFENGQFVMIGLEVNGKPLLRAYSIASPNYEEHLEFFSIKVPNGPLTSLLQHLKVGDKILVSRKPTGTLVLNDLKPGKRLFMFSTGTGLAPFISLIQDPDAYEQYDKIVLIHGVRTVSELAYEDFISNELPNNEFFGEEVQKKLFYYPTVTREPYRNQGRLTDLIESGKLFTDLGIEPLNPETDRGMICGSPSMLEDTSVMLEKRGFKVSPKTGVQGDYVIERAFVEK; encoded by the coding sequence ATGAGCAACTTCAACCACGAAACCGTTACCTCTGTTCACCATTGGAACGACACACTTTTTAGTTTCAAAACAACGCGTGACTCGGGCTTACGTTTTGAGAACGGCCAGTTCGTGATGATAGGTCTCGAAGTCAATGGCAAACCACTACTTCGCGCCTACAGTATTGCCAGCCCTAACTATGAGGAACACCTGGAATTTTTTAGCATCAAAGTTCCAAACGGGCCGCTGACTTCGCTACTGCAACATCTGAAAGTTGGGGATAAGATACTTGTGAGCCGAAAGCCAACCGGCACACTTGTTCTCAACGATCTAAAACCCGGCAAAAGACTGTTCATGTTCTCGACAGGAACCGGCTTGGCGCCTTTTATCAGCCTAATTCAAGACCCAGATGCGTATGAACAGTATGACAAGATCGTACTGATTCATGGGGTTCGTACGGTCAGCGAATTAGCCTATGAAGATTTTATTAGCAACGAACTGCCTAACAACGAGTTCTTCGGAGAAGAAGTTCAAAAGAAACTATTCTACTACCCAACAGTAACTCGTGAACCATACCGAAACCAAGGTCGTTTAACTGATTTAATCGAATCGGGAAAACTTTTCACAGACCTTGGTATTGAACCACTCAATCCAGAAACAGACCGGGGGATGATCTGCGGTAGTCCTTCAATGTTGGAAGATACAAGCGTAATGCTCGAGAAAAGAGGGTTCAAAGTCTCGCCAAAAACAGGCGTGCAAGGTGATTACGTCATAGAGCGTGCTTTTGTGGAAAAGTGA
- a CDS encoding electron transfer flavoprotein subunit alpha/FixB family protein yields MSILILADHNGHSLKISTRQAVTAAKLLGDETHLLLVGANLDELIEEARQLSGVNKVLVADAPHLIHAVAEDIAPLITCIAASYRTIIGGHSSFTRDVLPRVAAMADVSMISDVIEILDYRTFKRPIYAGNLVATVQSDDPIQVLTIRGSRYKPSESNPANTADVERIEVPTQGLQLATWQSETKQSSDRPELGNARIVISGGRSLGSQEKFQATLGPLAEKLNAAIGASRAAVDAGYAPNDAQVGQTGTQVAPDLYIAFGISGSIQHTAGIKDSKVIVAVNLDPDAPIFQIADYGLVADLFDVIPQLTNAV; encoded by the coding sequence ATGTCCATACTGATTCTGGCCGATCACAACGGTCATTCACTTAAAATTTCGACCCGCCAAGCAGTCACTGCAGCCAAGTTACTGGGCGATGAGACTCACCTCCTGCTTGTCGGCGCCAATCTTGATGAATTAATCGAAGAAGCTCGCCAACTAAGTGGTGTCAATAAAGTTTTAGTTGCAGATGCTCCGCACCTTATCCACGCTGTTGCGGAAGACATAGCACCACTTATTACCTGCATTGCTGCTTCGTACAGGACCATCATTGGCGGTCACTCTTCATTCACCCGAGATGTACTGCCGCGTGTTGCTGCAATGGCTGATGTTTCGATGATTTCTGATGTTATTGAAATCCTCGACTACAGGACATTCAAGCGCCCGATTTATGCCGGAAACCTTGTGGCTACGGTTCAGAGTGATGACCCTATTCAGGTTCTGACTATTCGTGGAAGTCGCTATAAACCGTCAGAATCAAACCCAGCCAACACTGCAGATGTAGAGAGGATTGAAGTACCTACTCAGGGACTTCAACTTGCAACTTGGCAGTCCGAAACAAAACAGTCTTCTGATCGACCTGAACTGGGCAATGCACGGATTGTAATTTCAGGTGGCCGTTCTCTTGGATCCCAAGAGAAGTTTCAAGCTACGCTTGGCCCACTTGCAGAAAAACTGAACGCTGCTATTGGTGCCAGTCGTGCTGCCGTAGATGCTGGGTATGCACCCAATGATGCTCAAGTTGGGCAGACTGGTACACAGGTAGCGCCGGATCTATACATTGCATTCGGAATTTCTGGCTCAATACAACACACTGCCGGAATCAAGGATAGCAAGGTTATTGTGGCTGTAAACCTTGACCCCGATGCACCCATATTTCAGATAGCGGATTATGGACTAGTCGCTGATCTATTCGATGTCATTCCCCAATTAACTAACGCGGTTTAA
- a CDS encoding electron transfer flavoprotein subunit beta/FixA family protein, which translates to MKILVPIKRVVDYNIQVHPTADGKAVDISGLKMSPNPFDENAIEEAIRLKEAGTASEVVMVSFGTESNHDVLRHGLAMGADRAILVKTDKTLGSLGIAKLLKALVEKEAPTLVLMGKQSVDDDAGQAPQMLAGLLGWAQGTFVSQLTIENQTAHVVREVDGGTESLSLKLPAVISADLRLNAPRFVKLPNLMMAKKKPIESIEAETLQPLQDLKVKTIAVEYPASRGPAKILNSVDELINALKNEAGVL; encoded by the coding sequence GTGAAAATACTTGTTCCAATCAAGCGCGTCGTCGATTACAACATTCAGGTTCACCCAACGGCTGATGGGAAGGCTGTGGATATTAGCGGCCTCAAAATGTCGCCCAATCCGTTCGATGAAAATGCGATTGAAGAAGCTATCCGTCTCAAAGAAGCTGGAACAGCATCGGAGGTTGTAATGGTTTCCTTTGGAACTGAATCAAACCACGATGTATTGCGTCACGGGTTAGCGATGGGGGCTGATAGAGCAATTCTTGTTAAAACTGACAAGACTCTTGGTTCATTAGGCATTGCAAAATTACTCAAAGCGCTCGTTGAGAAGGAAGCACCCACTCTCGTTCTTATGGGCAAGCAATCCGTAGACGATGATGCTGGCCAGGCACCGCAAATGCTGGCAGGTCTGCTTGGCTGGGCTCAAGGTACTTTTGTCTCGCAATTGACGATTGAAAATCAAACGGCACATGTTGTGAGAGAAGTTGATGGCGGAACTGAGTCTTTGTCATTGAAACTTCCGGCTGTTATCAGCGCTGACCTACGACTTAACGCTCCCCGCTTTGTAAAGCTTCCAAATCTGATGATGGCCAAGAAAAAGCCTATTGAATCGATTGAGGCAGAAACACTGCAACCCCTTCAAGATCTGAAGGTTAAAACTATTGCTGTTGAATACCCTGCAAGCCGAGGCCCAGCAAAGATCCTCAATAGCGTTGATGAGCTAATAAACGCGCTCAAGAATGAAGCCGGAGTACTGTAA